GACCCGCCCCGTATGCGAACTCCAGATCGGTGTTAGTTTTAACATTCATGGGAGTAGCTGCAAACAATAATGTAATCATGAAGATTAGTTACAGATTTGGTTATAGCATGAAGTATATTCTTAAAGCAATGGCAGTTGAAAgagatttctcatttttttctcttcctcttaGATCTCAGACCTTAGCTTCAAAAATGACCTTAGACTGTTGATTAAGCGATTACCAGTTGTCATTAAAGCAGACTTGATAGCAGCAGGAGACCATGTTGGATGAAATGATTTGACGTAGGCGGCAGCCCCAGAAGCATGTGGGCAAGACATGGACGTGCCTGAAATTATGTTATATTTAGCTACTCTTTTATCCCCTGGTACATCTGTCAAAGGTGAAGCTTCTGTCCATGCTGCTAGAATTTGAACTCCCGGTGCAGTTATGTCGGGCTGCATAAAAACAAGACGTTGCAACAATGAAGAAACTGGGTGGTCACAGCAAAGAAGTTAAGGAAATTAGTTTGCTGAATTACACTGAGAATGTCAGTTGTAACTGGGTTGGGGCCCCTAGATGAAAATGAAGCTACAATTGGGGCCGATTCTTCTTTCACGGCGATGGACCTCTCTATTTTTGCAGTGGCGTTGCTGTTTATATCAGAAAGGAttgcatgaaaataaaaatatatttaacattatcCACTGGTCCGCCAGAATCGATtatcaaattgaaaaacatgaaaaataccTAGCTGAGTTCATGTACTGCTGAATTTTGCTTGTATCACTTGTGTCCAAGCAGGATGTAGgtacaggaaaagaaaaagttctcCCCTCGTTGCCTTCATCTGGAATTATAGTACCGGCTGCACCGGCAGCCAGTACCGCCTGTCCACGACTAGACCCATCACAGAATACTATTTTTCCAGTTACCAGAGACTTGTCCAAGGAGTCATCAGTGCAAAGCCTGCATTTCATGATAAATTTTTTGGGCATTTTCAGACTTCAAATACCAAAAAATactgaattttttaatttaaattaaatggaTCTGTGATGAAGATTATTACAGATTTCAGTCTTTTTCGTTTTTTACCTGGATTCAGACCCAGTGAAACCTCCTGCCCTATTTGGTGCATCTCCAGCATAAATGATAGGGTGCATATCCTTCATCTTAAAAGTATTTAGAGAGATTGAATCCTACATGCAAAAAATAGGTTAAAGATTATCTGGGAAAGCACAATAAAGGGTGATGTCCAATCTCAAGATATGATATCACAGAACTTAATGTATAAATGTCGTAGAAGGAAAGCTTGGTCACCTCATAAACCTGGTTGTTACCCAACACCAACTTGGTCAAAAACTTTCTGTCAATGGTACTTGCAGCGACAGAGAGAGACCAAGGCGAGAAATTTGTAATAGATGCAAGATCAGGACCTGAATTACCAGCAGAATTAGATGTAAGAATCCCATTCTTCATAGAATGGAAAGCTCCAATAGCAATTGGGTCTCGGAAGTAATCATTGGGAGAGGATCCTCCaacagagagagagataatATCAACTCCATCAGCAATTGCATCATCAAATGCTGCAAGGATATCTGCACTGAAGCAACCATCAGACCAACATATCTTGTACACTGCAATGCGGGCAGAGGGAACCCCTCCTCTAGCTGTTCCTGAGGCAACGCCTAGCAAGCTTGCATCATCAACTATGCCTCCAGCGGCTGTGGATGCAGTGTGTGTGCCATGGCCATTAGCATCTCTTGCTGATTCAAACTCTCCTTCTGGTACACTACCACTACTTCTGTAGTATCTAGCTCCAATGATTTTACTGCATAGGATTCCGTTTCAATTAAGCAGAATTAGAGATGTCTATCTATATATACAGTGGATGGTGACAAAGATAGAAAACAAATATTACTTGTTGCAAGTGAAATTGGTTGAGGTTTCACAAGTGCCCTTCCATTTGCTTGGTGGTGGACCAAATCCTTCATCGCTAAAACTTGCAGACTCAGGCCAGATCCCACTATCGAGCATTCCAACAACAATATCGCTTTCAGTAGTATTTCTTGTAACTTTCTGGGGGAAGCCCATGAAGTCCCATGACCTTGTTGTTAGGAGTTGCTTCTTTTCATTTGGGAACACAGACACTACCCCCTTCATGGCTGATTACAAGGAGCAGTTACAATCAGAAAGATAAACAAATACAGGACAGTTAATAATAATctcttaataattatatataatttaccCACCAGACAGTCTCTTCATCTCCTCCTTGGTCAATTCCGCAACAAATCCATTGAAGCTCCTCTTGTAGCTGCGGAGTAAATATTTGGATGCACTACTACTGTGGAATGCAACCAATTGGAGAAGTTAAGTCATTGGTACATCTTCGTTCTTGGCATTAATGTTTTTCATGTGTTCTATATTGGATCATGATTATCTATTTTCTCCTATACGCCTAATTTTGCAGACACCACTAATTAAGCACCACAAAAGATCTGTCTTCTCAGGGTGCCATTTCAATGTAAAAGAATCTGGGAAGTGCTTCATAAAAAAATGCtcttgattaaataaaaaaaaaaaaagaagaagaagaaaacggTGCTACCTGCCGACGACTTCTTGCAGCATGTTAGTGTGGAAAGACGATATGGAGAGAGCACCGCCCTTTGGAAGATTACCCATGTACACGATATAGACCTGCAACCACAAATTGGCAAAAGTATCTTTCAGATCTCTAGCCCAAGTCTTGACGCATCAAACTTTTGAAGACATTCTCTGTATTTATAATAGTTTCTTCAATGAACATAACGaaagaacaaaatataaaaagacaTGGCAACAAGGCCAATAAGAGGGAGGGATCATCTGCCTCTCGATCTTCTTCGGAAGCTGTGCTGCAGCTGATAAGCAGGGTACTGCAAGTAAGAGTGATCAAGAGAAGCCATGAAAGTGGAGGTGCCATATCCCTTCGCTATTGGCAGGGGTTGTACCAATTGCTCGCACTTTTATGCCAACGAATGGCCCTTAATTTATAGAAGGACTACAAGGCGTCTCTAAGCTAGCTTTGACCATCtttttgcaaatacaaattattattttttggaagatGTTTTAAAATGGTATATTTTGAAAGCTTTTGATATTTTCCTATTTAGCTAATTTTTTATAcggaattttattattattaggaaggaaattgagaaataattttatctttataaagaatatttgtATGCAATCAGCACATAATATAAAAcgaaatttgattaaaatggtgAGTCCTTTATGAAATTAGGAATCACTTCTTTGACTACAGTGGATGGGTACAATGCCTCACCACGTCGACATTTATGTTCTCTTGTGATTgctttttatttacttttgtttcttgtttatTATTCCCTTGCTTTTACATGACAATTATAGAGGCAATACAATGAATGTGATAAagtatgatataaaaaataaaaaaacaaaaaaccggTGATTATGGaacccaaatatatatatatatatatatgttcttaaaaatgttttttaaatattttaaaattttgtatgtccaaatttaaaaaactgTATAagaattcatatttaaaaaaaaaaaaatctatttttagaaataaaatagaaagtatatttaaaactattcaacttaataaattctaaaaacataccaaattcaaatttaaaatagtcCTAACATAATTAGCAAAGCCCGAATATAGATAGGCCAACAAAATCAAAGCACATAAATTCAACCAAAACCAAGTTGATCAAAACAATAATCAGCaagccaagaagaagaagaagaagaagaagaagaagaagaagaagaagaagaagaagaagaagaagaagaagaagaagaagaagaagaagaagaagaagaagaagaaatttttatgttcttaaaaataattttttaatattttaaaattttgtaagtgtccaaatttgtttatttctttaaattttaacattttattttaatattcttgGTAAATCTACATAAGGTAATTCTTGATATTAGGGATTCTTGATAATTCTTGATCCCTAGTTATCAAAGGTAATTCTTGATTCTTAAGGTAAATATGATAAACATTTAAGAACTTTAAATTCAAACTGAAATTTCATATTCTTTGATATATTAGGTAATtcaatagaataaaatattaaaagttatgaTATAGATTAACTCTTAAGGTGTGAAACTTAGGTTAATCTTATTAGACCATGTATTTTAATTACTCTAAGACTAGTTTCACCTAAAGGTCTATACTCGATGTTAGATTGTGGATCCCCAATcttgattaattaaattaaaaatcaataattattctacaatttaaatatgtttattgaagaaatctttgttcatattttattctaatttatttgaattaggcatttttttacctttaacaaataattaatcattttgatttaaaaacaaataaacatataaatattGATCCCCGAGGATGACAACTTGGAATACTACAAAACCATGCTTATTCTATATTCGATTTTTCTTGGCTAGAGTgatcatgtttttagtttttagtgttttatttacAATAGAGATTAGCAAGCAATCACCTAATTACTAAGTGTAGAAGTCAAGATTGTTTAGGATCCCTACCAAAATCATATGAGATAGTGGTAATTATACTTTCAGTTGGAAAGACAACAATGATGGTGAATGAGGTGTTAATTGTTCttttagaaactaaaaatattaaatagccAAGTAGTTCATCTCATATACAAACTCTTGTGATGAATTTTAAACCACATTGTAGTATGAGTAAATTGCTAGAAAAGTACTATGATAAGAGAGATGATTGTTCCCAATCACACTTATGGAGGGATATGAGGTGTTATTGttatttccacattaaaattaagTGGGTGGACCACTAACCTAGTATTTAGCCAATTAAAAGAATACCCAATATCTTTAAACTGTCATAAAGATATTTACCCTTGATGGAGTgggtaaattataataattataatattattatttagaataaaaacaGTTATTCGAATAACACGTTTATAACGGTTTTTGAACGTGTATTCTTGGCCTTCTTCTCTTatcaataagatatatatacagAAACCCCTTCATGTGCGGTGTGTGCTCTCTTCCATAAATTTCAGAAAACAATTCTGTGTATTAAGGtttgataaggagaagaagagatcaaGGATTTAAGATCTATAAACTGAAGGGAAATCTCTCATGGTTGCGTGTTCTTCAAACGGtatgtaatatattttttaattaatgtttttattattttattatcagaGATGAGTTTGAATTCAATGATCTGGACTATTGTGTGTTAATTTCCGTATTAAATctcaacaattggtatcagagcaaggttgaATTTAAGTATTCAGAATCATTAtgttataaagattaaattttaagatttatcTTTGATTAATTCGTCTcactaaaatgaataaaaaaaaattaattaaacaaagtAAAGACCAGTCTCAACGCATAGAaggaagatttttatttttccttgcaACGCTGACTGGATCAATGCCGGTGAGGGGCGCTGGTTTGGCGTCAGTCCGGTGGCCGTTTTTAGGTACCATTGTTGGCCATTTTCAGGCGCCATTGCTGGCCGTTTTCAGGCACCATTGCTGGCCATTTTCAGGCGCCATTTCAAGCGCCATTGCTGGTCGTTTGGTTTGTCAGCCCCTTAGCCACTTGATTCAGACCTGGAGAATTAGGCCTTATGGGTAGACCTTGCACCCTTGAGAGCCTAGGCGGAAAGCAAGGAAAGCctggaggtttggtggttcaaacccCAGGAGCTAAGTGTGAGGATCGCGGACAAGTTAAGCGCGCACTCCAGATAGGTGTTACTGAAGGATCCAGACATGTCTGCCCGGGGAAATTGAAGCGTCcccctctcccatccggcgacAAGGGTGCCGGATTCCCGTCCAAGTGGAATGAGGGATTCCCGTCCAGGTGGAATGAGATGATTATTAAAGATActatttccttgatttttttttaactcaaataaaagaattaatttcatcttgtgaaattttatccaaatgacaatttataaatgtaagGTTAACTAATTTAGATAGTTGCCAGAGTAACCTAAATTAGTGAGTCTTGTATTTATTGAATTGCATAAAAGAATAAAGGGAgacttttaaaattcttaataattctcTTTATAATTAGGAGAATGAGACTAACCCAAAGGAGAGTCAATTTCtgctaattattaattaatgtttttattttgtgttgctTAGAAAGGTAAAATGGATACCCAAAGTAACATATAAATGACACAAAATAGTAAAGTGTTTTAAGCTCCCTCCAAGTGAACACTGGATATGTTAAAATTTACCCAAAGGAGAATTTTAATGATATCAATAGTTCattgctatttattttatacttgaggCCTTATTGTGAGCATTGTTCTATTTTGTACAGTTTCCACTTCATTACACTCTCTTGCATCTGGAATGACTGTTTTTGATGGGTCGAACTTTTCTGAATGGTATGAAAGGGTTCAATTCTCACTGGGCGTATTGGATCTTGACCTAGCTTTAATAACGGATAAACCTCCTGAAGCTACGGATGACAATACTCCGGAGCAAGTGGAACAATCAAAAGCCTGGGCAAGATCCAACAGACTCAGTCTGATGGTTTATGAGAATGACTATTGCCAATAATATCAAGACCTCTCTCCCTCAAACCGAGTTTGCCTCGGAATTTCTGAAATCTGTTGAGAAGCGCTTCAAACGCACTGATAAGTCCCTTGCAGGCACATTGATGGCTGAATTGACCACCATGAAATATGATGATCAGAAAGGTATTCGGCAACATATTTTAAACATGACTGAAAAGGCTGCAAAGCTTAAGGCACTAGGCATGGGTATGGATGAGTCCTTCTTGGTACAGTTTGTCCTTAACTCACTTCCATCACAGTTTGCTCCATTCAAAATCCACTATAATACTAACAGTGATTAGTGGAACTTGAATGAGCTCACCAATAAATGTATACAAGAGGAAGTGAGATTAAGACAAGAAGGACATAATCTTGCTCTTGCTATAACTCATGGAGTCacgaagaagaaaggaaaattcaaaaaaggaaagaacTTTCCACCTAAGAAAAGCGGACCTGGGGAAGGTAGCCAGAGTCATGATGGAAAATTCACGGTAAGTTGCTACTTTTGTGGCAAGAAAGGACATGTGAAGAAGGACTGTATCAAGCGCAAGGCTTGGTTCGAAAAGAGAGGTATAAATCTTTCTTTTGTATGTTATGAATCCAATCTTGCTGAAGTTCTTTCAAATacttggtggattgattctggagCCACAACTCATGTGACTAATTTAATGCAGGGATTCCTTACAACcaggaaaccaaaggaaagtgAAAAGTTCCTCTATATAGGAAACCGTCTCAAGGTTGAAGTGGTAGCTGTTAGTACCTATCGCTTACTATTAGAGACGGGTCATCAGATggatcttttaaacactttttatgTACCTTCTATCTATAGGAATTTAGTTTCCTTGTCTAAATTAGATGCTACTggatattctattttattcagTTCTGGACAATTAAGTTTGATGTTAAATTCTGTTACAGTTGGTTCTGGTATTTTATGTGAtggtttatataaaatttccttGAATCATGAATTTGCACAAGCTTTGATAACCCTGCATTCAAATGTTGGTTCAAAACGTggcttaattaatgaaaattcttcaaTCTTGTGGCACAGAAGACTATGGCACATCTCTAGGGAAAGAATTGAGAGATTAGTGAAGGAAGGAATTTTACAAAATCTTGACTTCACTGATTTTCATGTATGCGTGGATTGCATAAAGGGAAAGCAAACTAAACATACAAAGAAAGGTGCCACAAGAATTAATGAGCTCTTTGAGATAACTCATACAGATATTTGTGGACCACTCTCTGTTCCATGTTTTACAGGagagaaatattttatcacCTTTGTAGATGATCTATCTCGTTATGGTTATGTTTATCTAATGCATGAAAAGTCTCCGGCCATTGACATCTTTGAGATGTTCATAATAGAGGTCGAGAGacaattagataaaaagattaaaattgtgAGATCATATCGAGGCGGTGAATATTATGGCAGATATGATGAATCAGGACAAAATCCTGGTCCTTTTGCCAAATTCCTTGAAAAGTGTGGCATTCGTGCTCAGTACACAATGCCTAGTACGCCACAGTAGAATGGTGTTGTTGAAAGGCGTAATCGCACATTAATGGAAATGGTTAGGAGTATGATGAGTTACTCTTCTGTACCTATTTCAttgtggggtgaagccttaaAAACCATAATGTATATCTTGAACAGAGTTCCTAGTAAGGCAGTTCCAAAAACTCCTTTCGAGTTATGGACTGGTAGGAAACCAAGCTTGAGACATATACATATATGGGGTTGTCCAGCGGAGGCAAGAATCTATAACCCACATGAGAAAAGGCTTGATTCAAGAACGATATTTGGATATTTCATTGGCTATCCGGATAAATCGAAAGGGTATAGATTTTATTGTCCTAACCACAGTGTGAGAATAGTTGAAATCGGTAATGTCAGATTCTTAAAGAATGGCCAAATCAGTGGGAGTAATGAACCAAGAAAGGTAGATATTGAGAAGATAAGAGTGGATATcccaccactttttttttcctcaagaaATTATTGTCCCTCAACCTGTTCAACAAGTTGAGGAAAATGAGCAACATAATAGAGATGGTTCATTACCACCAGAAAATATTGCCATTGAAAATGCTGTAGAGCCACCACAACCGGCACCTTTGAGGAGATCTCAAAGAGAAAGGAGACCTGCCATTACAGATGATTATGTGGTGTATCTACAGGAATCTGATTTTGATATTGGGATAAGGAAGGATCCGGTTTCGTTTTCACAAGCCATTGAAAGTGATGATTCTAGTAAATGGATGgaagctatgaatgaagagttgaAATCTATGGCCCATAACGATGTCTGGGATCTCATCGAATTGCCTAATAGTTGAAAACTCGTCGGCTGTAAATGGGTCTTTAAGACAAAACGCGACGCTAAAGGCAATATCGAACGATTTAAGGCCAGACTTGTGgccaaaggtttcactcaaaagaaAGGTATCGATTACAAATATACCTTCTCTTCGGTTTCCAAGAAAGATTCGcttagaatcatcatggcacttgtagctcattttgatttagagttacatcaaatggatgtgaaaactgcATTCTTAAATAGGAATTTGGATGAAGATATCTACATGGAACAACCTGAAGGGTTcgcaaagaaaggaaatgaacacctagtttgcaaattaaagaaatccatttatggtcttaaacaagctTCCAGACAATGGTATATTAAGTTCAATAATACCATTacattttttggatttaaagAGAACATTGTTGATCAGTGTATATATCTGAAAGTTAGTGGGAGCAAGTTTATATTTCTGATactgtatgtggatgatattttgcTTGCTAGCAGTGATCTTGGTTTATTACGTGAAACCAAGGAATATCTCTCTAAAAACTTTCATATGGTTGATATGGGTGAGGCAAACTATGTTATTGGCATTGAGATCTTTAGGGATCGATCTCGAGGAGTGCTAGGTTTATCTCAGAAATGATATATTGATCGGgttttaaagatatttaataTGCATGCATGTTCATTGGGTATTGCACCTATATTGAAAGGTgacaaattaagtaaaatgcAGTGCCCAAGGAATAACATGGAaagggaacaaatgaagaaaatttcttATGCATCAGCTATGGGGAGTTTGATGTACGCTCAAACATGTACAAGACCGGATATCAGCTTTGCTATAGGTATGTTAGGAAGATACCAAAGTGATCCAGGATTCGAAcactggaaagctgcaaagaagGTGATGAGGTACTTACAAGGGACAAAGgattatatgctcacatatAAAAGATCAGAACAATTAGAGGTTGCCGATTACTCGAATTCTGATTATGGTGGTTGTCTCGATAGCTTAAAGTCAACTTCAGGATTTGTCTTTATGCTAGCAAATGGGGCAATCTCGTGGAAGAGTGAAAAGCAATCAATTACTGCTTCATCCACGATGGAGGCCGAGTTTGTTGCTTGTTTTGAAGCTTCAAGTCATGCTTTATGGTTGTGGAATTTTATCTCAGGGCTTGGTGTTGTCGACTCTATTGCTAAACCTTTGAGAATATATTGTGATAACACCGCAACTGTTTTCTTCTCTAAGAATGGCAAATTTTCTAGTGGATCGAAACACATGGATTTAAAGTATTTAGTTGTTAAAGAAAGAGTTCAGAAACAACAAGtgtcaattgaaaatattaggaCCACACTTATGGTTGCTGATCCATTAACTAAAGGATTACCTCTAAAGGCATATTTGGAACATGTTATGAGGATGGGCCTTTTGAGTAATCCATAATATGTATGATAATGAATGGTGGTTATGTAATTGACAATTTGCGCATTAAAATTGTTTCtgtttattcttgttttcaattatgGGTGCACgttttattgtttgataaacAAGAATTGTCCTAACAAGACAAATTACAGGGGCTATTTGGCATTAAGGACTGGGTTAGTAAGGGTTATTGATGTGTGGTGCATAGAAGGAAACATGACATTATGGTCATGTGACCGCCATGACTCGCATTTATGATCTAAACTATTCAGTATTATGGTATATGATTTTGAACGTATTGGCTAAGTTTATTGAAATCGTGATCAcgtgtcaaatttattttccagtatatattttatatataaactatatatattatagttttCATAATCGGTTTAGTgggccaagtgggagaatgttatttccacattaaaattaagTGGGTGGACCACTAACCTAGTATTTAGCCAATTAAAAGAATACCCAATATCTTTAAActgttataaagatatttacccttgatggagtgggtaaattataataattataatattattatttagaataaaaatagttATTCGAATAACACGTTTAGAACGGTTTTTGAACGTGTATTCTTGGTCCTTTTCTCCTatcaataagatatatatacagAAACCCCTTCATGTGCGGTGTGTGCTCTCTTCCATCAATTTCAGAAAACAATTCTGTGTATTAAGGtttgataaggagaagaagagatcaaGGATTTAAGATCTATAAACTGAAGGGAAATCTCTCATGGCTGCGTGTTCGTCAAACGGTATGTAATCTATTTttgaattaatgtttttattattttattatcagaGATGAGTTTGAATTCAATGATCTGGATTATTGTGTGTTAATTTCCGTATTAAATCTCAACAGTTATTACTACTATGAAAAGAGACATATTAAAGATATTGTGAGGAATTGACAAATTATCTAAAAgcaatgaaaatttttgaatcTCAAGAGACTTTaaattctattaatattaatgatgAAGAGTTTGATAAGAAAAGAGGTGTTCTTTACGTtatagttaataaaaaatttgtcaacTTTTAGATTTTGGACTCTGAATGTTTCTCATggtttaatttatatatattctcttttgtaatccatttataaaattacttaatttgTTGAATGGATAGCATTAACAAGTATAGGAATTTAGTGATGACTGATTATAATGTATTTAGATAGCTTTAGCCCCCTAAACAACCAAAGTATCTGATTCAGTTGACTAATTCACATGAGGATGGACATCACCATGTTTCAATTGAGAAATTGCTTTGCAAGTCCAGAATGTGTATGATATAGCTGTTGGTAATCTTATTGAGAAGGAAATGAATTTAAGACCATTGttataaaattatctttattgctcattttatttccttgatccataattattttcttatttttgtttggaCTTATATTAGTGGTTTTGATGGTTTTGGTTTGCCGAAAATTGTTTTGATCAACTTGGTTTTGGTTGAATTTatgttctttaattttgttgggCCTATCTATATTAATTAGGTTAGGACTACTTTAAAGTTGAATTTGGTAAGGTTTTAGAATTTATTAAgttaatagttttaaatatactttctattttatttctaaaaatagattttttttttcttttttcttttttaaatatgaattcttctacaaatttttttaaacaggttaaaatttaaagaaataaaaaaatttggacactacaaaattttaaaatattaaaaaaaatatttttaagtacataaaataaatttctttttttttctatatcatACTTAATCACATTCATTGTATTTTCTCTATATTTGTTATGTAAAAGCAAGGGAATAataaacaagaaacaaaaataaataaaaagcaatcaCGAGAGAACATAAATGTTAATGTGGTGAGGCATTCTACCCATTCACTGTAGTCAAAGAGTGATTCCTAAATTTCATAAAGGACTCactattttaatcaaatttcacTTTATATTTTGTCCTGATTtcatacaaatattttttttacaaagataaacttattttttaatttcctttttaataataataaaattcctTATAAAACATTagctaaataagaaaatatcaaaaacttccaacaaataataattgtatttgcGAAAACATTGTTTAGAGGGGCCTTGTAGTTCTTCTATAAATTAAAGGCCATTCATTTGCATAAAAATGCAAGCAATTGGTACGACCCCTGCCCATAGCTAGGGGATATGGCACCTCCACTTTCATGGCTTCTCTTTATCACTCTTACTTGCAGTACTCTGCTTATCAGCTGCACAGCTTCCGAAGAAGATCGAGAGGCAGATGATCCCTTCCTCTCATTGGCCTTGTTGCCAtgtctttttatattttattctttcattGTGTTCATTGAAGAAACtattataaatatagaaaacGTCTTCAAAAGTTTGATGCGTGAAGAAGACTTGGGCTTGAGATCTGATAGGTACTTTTGCCAATTTGTGGTTGCAGGTCTATATCGTGTACATGGGGGATCTTCCGAAG
This DNA window, taken from Vitis riparia cultivar Riparia Gloire de Montpellier isolate 1030 chromosome 13, EGFV_Vit.rip_1.0, whole genome shotgun sequence, encodes the following:
- the LOC117927995 gene encoding cucumisin-like; protein product: MGNLPKGGALSISSFHTNMLQEVVGSSSASKYLLRSYKRSFNGFVAELTKEEMKRLSAMKGVVSVFPNEKKQLLTTRSWDFMGFPQKVTRNTTESDIVVGMLDSGIWPESASFSDEGFGPPPSKWKGTCETSTNFTCNNKIIGARYYRSSGSVPEGEFESARDANGHGTHTASTAAGGIVDDASLLGVASGTARGGVPSARIAVYKICWSDGCFSADILAAFDDAIADGVDIISLSVGGSSPNDYFRDPIAIGAFHSMKNGILTSNSAGNSGPDLASITNFSPWSLSVAASTIDRKFLTKLVLGNNQVYEDSISLNTFKMKDMHPIIYAGDAPNRAGGFTGSESRLCTDDSLDKSLVTGKIVFCDGSSRGQAVLAAGAAGTIIPDEGNEGRTFSFPVPTSCLDTSDTSKIQQYMNSASNATAKIERSIAVKEESAPIVASFSSRGPNPVTTDILSPDITAPGVQILAAWTEASPLTDVPGDKRVAKYNIISGTSMSCPHASGAAAYVKSFHPTWSPAAIKSALMTTATPMNVKTNTDLEFAYGAGHLNPVKARNPGLVYDAGAADYIKFLCGQGYSTENLRLITGDDSSCTKATNGTVWDLNYPSFTLTTRDGKTVTRTFARTVTNVGSAVSTYKVKVTASPGLTVKVEPSVLTFKSLGQKKTFTVTATAAGDELKLTGSLVWDDGVFQVRSPIVAFAF